A genomic region of Anaerobaca lacustris contains the following coding sequences:
- a CDS encoding radical SAM/SPASM domain-containing protein, which translates to MGTIYSRAKVFHYREALDHLPRHVEGIGPPIHIRIKPTNICNHRCWYCSYRLKGVQLGQDMDERDVIPYDKMMEIVDDLVAMRVRAVTFSGGGEPFCYPHLEETVLRLADGGVRFASLTNGSRLTGSIAEVFAHRGVWLRISIDGWDDESYARQRHVAHGEFTRVLANMRAFKRLKGPCHLGVALVVDQTLAPHVAELIERVCETGADSVKVAPCILSNVAQENNDYHAPLFEEVKRQIAVAKERFRDEAVEIFDSYHQQLETFAKSYHWCPYLQLNPVIGADQNVYTCHDKAYNLREGLLGSLRDRRFRDFWMTDKDKFFRIDPSRHCNHHCVANQRNILVHEYLEADADHLAFV; encoded by the coding sequence ATGGGAACCATCTACTCGAGGGCAAAGGTGTTCCATTACCGCGAGGCGCTGGACCATCTCCCGAGACACGTCGAAGGCATCGGTCCGCCGATCCACATCCGGATCAAGCCGACCAACATATGCAACCATCGCTGTTGGTACTGCTCGTATCGGCTCAAGGGCGTTCAGTTGGGGCAGGACATGGACGAACGCGATGTGATCCCGTACGACAAGATGATGGAGATCGTCGATGATCTCGTGGCCATGCGGGTGCGCGCGGTGACCTTCAGCGGCGGGGGGGAGCCGTTTTGCTATCCTCACCTGGAAGAGACGGTACTGCGGCTGGCCGATGGGGGCGTTCGTTTCGCATCGCTGACGAATGGCTCGCGGCTGACCGGATCCATCGCGGAGGTGTTTGCCCATCGAGGCGTCTGGCTGCGGATCTCGATTGACGGCTGGGATGACGAGAGCTATGCCCGCCAGCGCCATGTGGCGCACGGCGAATTTACCCGCGTGCTGGCCAATATGAGGGCGTTCAAACGGTTGAAGGGTCCGTGTCACCTTGGGGTCGCCCTGGTCGTTGACCAGACCCTGGCGCCGCATGTGGCCGAACTCATCGAGCGGGTCTGCGAGACGGGCGCCGACAGTGTCAAAGTCGCGCCCTGCATCCTGAGCAACGTTGCCCAGGAGAACAACGACTATCACGCTCCCCTTTTCGAAGAGGTGAAACGCCAGATCGCCGTCGCAAAGGAACGGTTCCGAGACGAGGCGGTCGAGATCTTCGATTCGTACCATCAGCAGTTGGAGACGTTTGCAAAGTCGTACCATTGGTGTCCCTATCTTCAACTGAACCCGGTGATCGGGGCCGATCAGAACGTGTACACGTGCCACGACAAGGCCTACAACCTCAGGGAAGGTCTTCTCGGCAGTCTGCGAGACCGACGGTTTCGCGACTTCTGGATGACGGACAAGGACAAGTTCTTTCGCATCGATCCGTCGCGCCACTGCAACCACCACTGCGTGGCGAATCAGCGCAACATCCTGGTCCACGAGTATCTCGAAGCAGACGCCGATCACCTGGCGTTCGTTTAG
- a CDS encoding B12-binding domain-containing radical SAM protein, whose amino-acid sequence MNRFKVVLVVPNYRWTELDESAFWHITPYNLCLLAAMVRDLCEVQIIDAYAPDMAESEFVDVLQAAAPDLVGVTVMMDQCASAGHRTARLAKSLFPDTPLVMGGVYPTVNPDQVMTDPHVDYTVVGEGEYVFRDLVESLIGRRAMPDKGLSYRKGPAVVHTGRADFIEDLDALPLPAFELIDFERYTSMAPRRSVDGPVALPYARIVTSRGCPVDCVFCQVKRIMGRKFRPRSAESVLGEIGWLKERYAIRSVIFDDDNLFTDRRRARDIFQGMIDRGFDLPWKSTATAVFRLDEELLQLMRRSGCQYICIAIESGTQRVLKEIVGKPVDYTQAQRMVRLARSLGIYVAANFIVGFPTETWDEIRRTIRFAEELDVNYVKLFHAIPLRHTRLWELCEREGAFKKGFHQSEIRWNTGQIESDAFSSQDLTILRAYEWDRINFTDPEKRRQTAAMMNINEAELLAIRRKTLARVQSEMVPAATA is encoded by the coding sequence ATGAACAGATTCAAAGTTGTATTGGTCGTGCCCAACTACCGTTGGACGGAACTCGACGAGAGTGCGTTTTGGCACATCACGCCCTACAATCTCTGTCTGCTCGCGGCGATGGTTCGGGACCTGTGCGAGGTGCAGATCATCGATGCCTATGCTCCCGACATGGCCGAGAGCGAGTTTGTCGATGTGCTGCAGGCCGCGGCTCCGGATCTCGTAGGCGTGACGGTCATGATGGATCAATGTGCCTCGGCAGGGCACAGGACCGCCCGTTTGGCCAAATCTCTGTTCCCCGACACCCCGCTGGTTATGGGCGGGGTGTATCCGACCGTCAATCCCGACCAGGTGATGACCGACCCTCACGTCGATTACACCGTGGTGGGCGAGGGAGAGTACGTCTTCCGGGATCTCGTCGAATCCCTGATCGGGCGCAGGGCCATGCCGGACAAGGGGCTTTCCTATCGTAAAGGGCCGGCGGTGGTGCACACGGGACGCGCCGACTTCATTGAGGACCTCGACGCCCTGCCTCTGCCGGCGTTCGAACTCATCGACTTCGAGAGATATACGAGCATGGCCCCGCGCAGAAGTGTCGATGGTCCGGTGGCGTTGCCATACGCCCGAATCGTTACGTCCCGGGGCTGCCCCGTGGATTGCGTCTTCTGCCAGGTGAAGCGGATCATGGGGCGGAAGTTCCGGCCGCGCAGCGCCGAGTCTGTGCTTGGCGAGATCGGCTGGCTCAAAGAACGCTATGCGATTCGAAGCGTCATCTTCGACGACGACAATCTCTTCACCGATCGACGGCGCGCCCGAGACATCTTTCAGGGCATGATCGACCGTGGCTTCGATCTGCCGTGGAAATCCACGGCGACCGCCGTGTTCCGATTAGACGAGGAACTGCTGCAACTGATGCGTCGCAGCGGCTGCCAGTACATCTGTATTGCCATTGAATCGGGTACGCAGCGCGTGCTCAAGGAGATCGTCGGCAAGCCCGTGGATTACACGCAGGCCCAACGGATGGTCCGACTGGCCCGGTCTCTGGGAATCTACGTCGCCGCGAACTTCATCGTGGGGTTCCCGACGGAGACCTGGGATGAGATTCGCCGGACGATCCGGTTCGCCGAGGAACTGGACGTCAACTACGTCAAGCTGTTTCACGCCATCCCCTTGAGGCACACCCGCCTGTGGGAACTGTGCGAGCGAGAGGGGGCGTTCAAGAAGGGTTTCCACCAGTCGGAGATTCGCTGGAACACGGGCCAGATCGAGTCCGATGCCTTCAGCAGTCAGGATCTGACCATCCTGAGGGCCTACGAATGGGATCGGATCAACTTCACCGATCCCGAAAAACGGCGGCAAACGGCCGCCATGATGAACATCAACGAGGCGGAACTTTTGGCGATACGGCGAAAGACACTGGCGAGAGTCCAGTCGGAAATGGTCCCGGCAGCGACCGCGTAG
- a CDS encoding SDR family oxidoreductase — protein sequence MGADGILGRHLVELLEQTGCVVWKTSRRSEFAGPQCFKVDLAGEAADWQLPPVPSYAAVICAAVPAVATCEADPQATARVNVTGTVTLARLLTAKGIFTVFPSSNMVFDGARPNCRSDEPVCPCTEYGRQKALAEQQLSSLGDRVAIVRFTKILSPNLPLIAGWIQALRSGHEVYPFSDMVMAPVPVTFAVEVLRQIAERHLPGVFHVSGDPDVSYAEVARHLASRLGADPALVVPVSSESRGLPARAIAKHTTLDTSRIRSVLGMQPPSVWEAIDETFGLVGERTPGRMERWIT from the coding sequence GTGGGCGCCGACGGAATCTTGGGTCGTCACCTTGTCGAACTCCTCGAGCAGACGGGATGCGTCGTGTGGAAGACAAGTCGCCGATCCGAATTCGCCGGACCGCAGTGTTTCAAGGTCGATTTGGCCGGTGAGGCCGCGGATTGGCAATTGCCGCCGGTGCCTTCGTATGCGGCCGTGATCTGTGCGGCCGTTCCGGCGGTGGCCACCTGCGAGGCTGATCCCCAAGCGACGGCACGCGTCAACGTGACGGGGACCGTGACGTTGGCCCGCCTGCTGACGGCTAAAGGCATCTTCACGGTCTTCCCTTCGTCAAACATGGTGTTCGATGGCGCTCGCCCAAACTGCCGATCGGACGAACCGGTTTGCCCGTGCACCGAATACGGTCGCCAGAAAGCCTTGGCCGAGCAGCAACTGAGCAGTCTCGGCGACAGGGTTGCCATCGTGCGTTTCACCAAGATCCTCAGTCCAAATCTGCCGCTGATCGCCGGATGGATTCAAGCCCTGCGGTCGGGACACGAGGTCTATCCGTTCTCCGATATGGTGATGGCCCCTGTGCCGGTCACGTTTGCGGTGGAGGTCCTGCGGCAGATTGCCGAACGGCACCTGCCCGGCGTATTCCACGTGTCCGGCGATCCTGATGTCAGCTATGCCGAGGTGGCGCGGCATCTGGCGTCGCGTCTGGGCGCGGACCCGGCATTGGTCGTGCCCGTATCCTCCGAGAGCAGAGGGCTGCCGGCCAGGGCGATCGCAAAGCATACAACGCTGGACACCAGTCGGATACGCTCGGTTCTGGGCATGCAGCCGCCGAGTGTCTGGGAGGCGATCGATGAGACCTTTGGCCTGGTTGGAGAACGGACCCCAGGAAGAATGGAAAGGTGGATTACATGA